Genomic segment of Sphingopyxis sp. QXT-31:
ACCCGGCCTACCTACACCGTTCGCCCTGAGCTTGTCGAAGGGCCGTTCTTTCCTGGCCGCAAGAGAAGGACGGTGCTTCGACAAGCTCAGCACGAACGGACGATGGGAGCGGTTTCCAAGTCAGGCCGCACGTTTGGAACGATCGCTTACTTCGCCGCTTCGACCCGCACGGTGCGGCTGGCGCGTTTGCCGTCGGCGGAGCGGGTGCGGAGGTCGACCGGGCCCGTGACCGCCACGGGGCCGGCGTAACGCGTCCAGGTGCCGCCTGTGGGACGATATTCGATCGCGGTGCCGGGGAATTCGCTGTTCGCTTCGAGCTTGCCGTTCGCGATGCGCGCGCCCGGCGGAGCGACGCGGTAGGCGACGCCCATCGCGTCGAGCAACGGGAATTGGGCCGCGACGCGGCCCGCGAAATCCGACCAGCCCGCGGCGAGCTTCGCGGCGTCGACGCGGCTGTCGTTCCATTGGTAGCTGGCGCCCGCCTGGTACGCGGGAGTCCAGGGCGCGGCGCTCCAGCCGCGTTCGGCGAGCGCGAGCAGGCGCGGGAAGAGCATATAATCGACCTGCGCGTCGGTGCGGATCGTCTCGCTCCAGAGCTGCGCCTGCACCCCCGCGACGCGGTGGCCGGGCTCGAGCAAGGGCTTGTCCTCGATCGGCTGGCCCTCTGCTCGCGTGTTGCGGATCGTCGCGGCATTGGCGGGGAGGTTGTCGGGCATGAAGCCGAACACCTGATGGACGTCGACCCCGCGCGAGGCCCAGTCGTAGCCGCCCTCGTCGGGATGCGGCGCGTAAGGCATGTCGAAATAGCCGAGGTCGGGGATCGAGAGCACGGTCAACCAGCCGCGGTTCATCTGGTCGTGCGCCTCGCGGATCGCGCCCGTGTGGAGCACGCCCCAGATGTTGGTCTGGACGTCTTTCGGCATGTTCGCGGTCTGGGTATGCCCCATGCCGTCGCTCCAGCCACCGGCGCGCAGGCCCTTGGCGGCGAGGCTCGCGGTGACGCGTTCGATGAAGCGCGGGGTGAGTTCGCCGGATTTGCCGCCGTTTTCGGCGATCATCGCCTTGCAGGCGGGCGAGTTCACCCAGGCGCCCGCGGTCTCGTCGGCGCCGAGGTGGAAGGTTTTCAGCGGCACGCCGGCCTGCCGGTGCATGTCGGCGAGGGCGTCGACCACCGTATCGACGAAACGATAGGTCGCCGGCAGGCAGACGTTGAGCGTGTTGTCGTCGTAGTTCTGGATGCTGCGATATTGGGTGGTGTCGGCGGGGTCGATCAGGCGATAGGCGTCGGCCTCCGCCTTCTTGCCCGCGGCGGTGAGGCGCGCGTGGCGGAGTTCCATCGCCTTGATCGCGGCGCGGCTGTGGCCGGGCATGTCGATCGACGGGATGACCTCGATCTGGCGCGCCGCGGCGGCTTTCACGATCGCGACATAGTCGGCGGTGGTGAGATAGCCGTTCACCCCGCTGGTGCCGTCGGGGCCGGCGCCGAGCTGCGGCAGGATGCAGGTCTGCTCCGACGGGTCGTGGCAGCGTTTCGAGCCGATCTCGGCGAGTTCGGGGAGCGCGGGGATCTCGATGCGCCAGCCCTCGTCCTCAGCGAGGTGGAGGTGGAGCTTGTTGAGCTTGTACGCGGCCATCGCCTCGACGAGCTTCAATATCTGGTCGCGGCCGTGGAAGTTGCGGCCGAGATCGAGGTGGAGGCCGCGATAGGGATAAAGCGGCGCGTCCTCGACGTGGAGCGGGGTCACCCTGCCCTTTTCGAACGCCGCCTGCTGCGCGAGCGAGCGGAGCGCGTTGTTCGCCCCGGCAAGGTCTTTCGCGGCGATGGTCACGCCCTTGGCGGCGACGTCGAGCGTATAGCCCTCGGGTGCGAGCGAGGCAGCGCCGATGCGGATCGTGAGCGGGAGCTTGCCGGTGTCGGCGACGCCTGCGTTGGCCAGCGCGGCGATGGCGGGGGCGAGCGCGGTGCGGTCGGCACCTTCGACGGTGAGCGCGACGCCGGCGGTGAGGTCGACGGGCCGGCCCTTGGTCTGCGTGGCCTTGGCGGGCGCGGGGAGGATGACGACGCCGGTCGCGGCCGCGGCCGGGCGTGCGGCCTGAAGGTCGAAGGCGCGCTCGGCGGTGAGCCAGCGCGTCTTGTCGGCGTCGCTCTTGACCGCGAGCTTCGCCTCGTCGGTCATCGGCGCGACGAAGGGCAGGATTTCGAGCCCGGTGTCGGGGTCGATGACCGGGCGCGTCGCGGCGATGGTGCGCGCCTGCAGCCCATCGGCGACGAGATAGGCGTTTGGCATGCCGAACGCCTTCGAGAAGTTCGAGCCGACACCCCAGAGTTTGATCTCGTGCCTGGCGCCGGGTTTGAGGGTGACGCCGGGTTTGAGAATGAGCTGCTGGAGGTCGCCGTTGATGAGCTTGTGGTCGAAGATGTCGCTTTCGACCCTGGGCAGGCGGTTGACGAAGCTGAAGTAGAGCGAGAAGCGGCCGAGGTCGGCAGGGATGGTGTCGGGCACGGTCAGCGTGATCGTGGCGAGGAAGCAGCCGTCGATGCCCGCGGGGCAATCGGGGCCGTTGTCGACCATCGTCAGACGGTAGCCGAGCGTGTCGGCGAAGCGGTCGAGCGCGGCCTGTGCAGGGGCCTGTGCGGCACAGGCGGGGACCGCGGCCAGCAGTGCCGCCGCCATCGCCGTGATGGTCATCGCCCTGGCCCTACCCCGCATCGTCATTCTCCGCTCGACAATTTGTATCTGATTTGTCATGTCATACGCCGATGGTCAACGCCTTTCCCATCGGGCGGTTTCGAAAGGAAAATGGCAGGGTGAACAGAAAATCGGCGTTTCGGTGCATGCTCGCTTCGATAATTGGTTTTACATTGATCCTATCGGTCGTCCCGGCTTCGGCGCAGGATCGCAAACCCGTCATGGTCGGCTATCTCGCGGCGTTCAAGGGGCTGGAGCTGTCGATCGATCGCACCGACCTGACCGCTTACACGCATTACAACCTGTCCTTCGCCAATCCCGACGCCGAGGGGGTGTTCGTGCGCGATGGGGTGATGACGTGCATGGGCGGCGCCGACGGCGCGAACATGAGCGTCGCGGCGGTGCGGGCGTCGATCGCGCGGCTGCAGGCGGCGGGGGGCAAGGTGCTGCTGTCGACCGCGGGCGGGGTGATCCCCGGATGCTCGGGCGACTGGGCGGCGCTGCTGGCGCCCGCGCGGCGCGATGCCACCGTGGCGGCGCTGGTCGAGCTCGCGGAGACGCTCGGGCTCGACGGGATCGATATCGATATCGAGGGCGGGCTGCTGACCGAGATCGACCAGGCGGGCGATTATGT
This window contains:
- a CDS encoding family 20 glycosylhydrolase; this translates as MTITAMAAALLAAVPACAAQAPAQAALDRFADTLGYRLTMVDNGPDCPAGIDGCFLATITLTVPDTIPADLGRFSLYFSFVNRLPRVESDIFDHKLINGDLQQLILKPGVTLKPGARHEIKLWGVGSNFSKAFGMPNAYLVADGLQARTIAATRPVIDPDTGLEILPFVAPMTDEAKLAVKSDADKTRWLTAERAFDLQAARPAAAATGVVILPAPAKATQTKGRPVDLTAGVALTVEGADRTALAPAIAALANAGVADTGKLPLTIRIGAASLAPEGYTLDVAAKGVTIAAKDLAGANNALRSLAQQAAFEKGRVTPLHVEDAPLYPYRGLHLDLGRNFHGRDQILKLVEAMAAYKLNKLHLHLAEDEGWRIEIPALPELAEIGSKRCHDPSEQTCILPQLGAGPDGTSGVNGYLTTADYVAIVKAAAARQIEVIPSIDMPGHSRAAIKAMELRHARLTAAGKKAEADAYRLIDPADTTQYRSIQNYDDNTLNVCLPATYRFVDTVVDALADMHRQAGVPLKTFHLGADETAGAWVNSPACKAMIAENGGKSGELTPRFIERVTASLAAKGLRAGGWSDGMGHTQTANMPKDVQTNIWGVLHTGAIREAHDQMNRGWLTVLSIPDLGYFDMPYAPHPDEGGYDWASRGVDVHQVFGFMPDNLPANAATIRNTRAEGQPIEDKPLLEPGHRVAGVQAQLWSETIRTDAQVDYMLFPRLLALAERGWSAAPWTPAYQAGASYQWNDSRVDAAKLAAGWSDFAGRVAAQFPLLDAMGVAYRVAPPGARIANGKLEANSEFPGTAIEYRPTGGTWTRYAGPVAVTGPVDLRTRSADGKRASRTVRVEAAK